A window of Macrotis lagotis isolate mMagLag1 chromosome 1, bilby.v1.9.chrom.fasta, whole genome shotgun sequence genomic DNA:
TTATTCCAGGCAAGTCACCTCCTGCCATCAAGATACTCATTCTAACAGAGGAATTAAGTGACTCAagctcacacaactagttaatggCTGAGCCAAGATGAATAGAGGTATCCAATCCACTGTGCATCCAAATATATCCTACAGAATATCACCTTCTTCCACCTCTAGCCTTTCATTTAAGAAGGTAAGGACTCTCTCAGTACTCTGCAAAATCCTAAGAGCTTTGTTAATTGTCATACTAACTGCCTATGGAAATCCCCATTACAGAAATAATGGCAACAAGATAATATTTAacctattttccttccttctcctattccccatccccccacattTCTGCATTTTTATTAGGACTCCTGAGGCACCAGAATAGAAATAGCTCCAGTTTCCCAGAAGAAGCTATATTCCCAAGAGGGCTTAGAAGTGACAGCTGCAGGTGACCACAGGTAATCAACTGGCTCTAAGTCACCGTAAGTACCAGCAAACATGGCCAGCACTGCAGTCCAGCTCTTGGGCTTCTCCCTCAGCTTCTTGGGGATGGTTGGGACCTTGATAACCACCATCTTGCCTCACTGGAGAAGAACAGCTCATGTAGGCACCAACATTTTAACAGCTGTGTCTTATTTAAAGGGACTTTGGATGGAGTGTGTTTGGCACAGCACTGGCATCTATCAATGCCAGATCTACCGGTCTCTGTTGGCTCTGCCCCGGGATCTGCAGGCAGCTCGTGCCTTGATGGTCATCTCCTGCCTGCTCTCTGTCATGGCATCCACTTGTGCTGTCATTGGCATGAAGTGTACTAAATGTGCTAAAGACACCTCTGCCAAGAACATTTTTGCTGTCTCTGGGGGAGTCCTCTTTATCTTGGCAGGTCTACTATGCATGATAGCTGTCTCCTGGACAACCAATGATGTGGTAGAAAATTTCTACAACCCACTGCTACCAAGTAGCATGAAGTATGAGCTTGGGCAAGCCCTGTACCTGGGCTTTATTTCATCATCACTGTCCCTTATTGGTGGAACTCTACTCTGCATGTCATGCCAGGAGGATGAGCTGTACTCTAATTACCAGACACAGTCCCGAATGGCGACAACAGCACCTCCATACCATCCTCCCACTGCTTATAAGGACAATCGTGTCCCCTCAGTGGCATCAGCTTCCCACAATGGTTACAGACTGAATGACTACGTGTGAGTTCCTAGAGATTTTCCAGGAGATTTTCTGCTGCTTAGCTGTGTCTTTTTCTATGAGACATCCAAGTTCCAAAACATTTGATTATGGAACATTCTTAATACAAAACTTATGACTGTACATTTTTTGAAtgtgaggaaaaaatgggaatatGCTTTgaaaatagggaaggaaaaaccagggggtggggggaaatctGTAACTTACCAAAGAACACAAaacttctgatatatatatatatatatacatatatatggatatacacatatatatatacacatatatgtatatatatttaatgtaggtatttattttggaaattcaataatatatataataaaacactTGGAAATTTGACTCATCCAGCTCAGTTTCTAAAAAGCTTCTTAGTtttagttggatttttttttaagtacggtattaaatgttatttttattagattgGCTAAACCAGTGGGTGAATTTATAAATTGATAACTTTTTGTCTTAAAGATTTCTAAATAGATATAGAATTACTCATCTGCATATTTATCGAGAAAAAGAGGAACTGTCACTGGATAATGAATTTATGGATACTAATGCAGaatccttccttcctgcctgccttcttgccttccttccttccttccttccttccttccttccttccttcttccttccttccttccttcttccttccttccttcattccttcctttcttttctcattcttcttgagcTAGTGATACTGCTTTCATCTTCTGACACATCTTCTGGATCATATGTTGAACATTTGTTTGAGTTTCTCTCATAAgcctaaaagaaatatttaaatcaaaCTGATTCCATACAGTTATGTTCTGATTTTTTAAACAGgttattttttggttgttgtgaacctatgatttcattatcaTTTCATAGAAAATTATCAGGAAAATTACAGTAGGAAACTTCCTCTAACAATGCAGATGGGTAACTATTTTGCAGCTTTCtgccttagagagttgcctgagggATTGAGAAATTATGAAATTGCCCAGTTATATAGCCAGGGTATCATAGTAGAACTtgagctcaggttttcctaaATCCCTGATCAGCTTTTTACTGTGCCTCCAATgactttgtttacttttttaaaataataaaactttgaTGCTGTATAACTAAAATCACATAAGTGAGATTTATTTCAGTGCTTTAAAACACTAACCATATTAATTTAATTGGAAGTCATTCCCATATAATTCAATGtgctattttcattcttttgataataGTGACTCTTCTTTCCACATTTGCTTTGTCAACACCTCTCTGCATGAAGCTCtaaatatgggaaaaaaaaagatgatcaagGTGAACAAGGATCAGGTGAtcattcaataactatttattaaaagTATACCCTACCAGTGTGGATAAGACCAGGATTTTCCCGCTtccaaaaataggaaataattttctctaaaaaaaataataaggggcggctaggtggcatagtggataaagcaccagctttggagtcaggagtatctgggttcaaatctggtctcagatatttaataattacctagctgtgtggccttgggcaagccacttaaccccatttgccttgcaaaaacctaattaataataataataataataataataataataataatgataataaagttGTCCTTGAGACTTAAGTGGTCCCTGCCTCCCTTAATACAACTTCTTAGTCTCCTAAAATGTGTAATAAAGTCTCACTTTAATTTGGTAGATTTCTGAAGACCACTTGAATTATCATATTAACTAGACACATTTTCCTATGGAAATAAAGGAGTGGGGTAGGTCATACCTAGAGAAGCTTCTTAGTtctgtattttattaaatgtgtacaacttctcttattttctctctctgctgtgtTAAGGcaaagtaaatctttttttttaattgttcaataCTTGTAAGTATCTAATTTCATCATAACATTAACTAACGAGGTGTTAGGATCAGGCCTGCTATTTGGGGTAATACTGCTTTCCATTTGGGGTAGTTGGGATAAGATGAAATCGCTTTATGCCTCATAATATGGTTGAACTGGAGGAAGAGTCCTACCAGAATGACTTCAAACTTAAGGCTCTTCAATCACACAATCATCCAGGTGTGGCCAATTGGTGACATGTGAACAGGAGACTGGGACACTGTAGCTTGGGCAAATACTGCTATCAGGGCAAAAAGGAATTCTAGGAATGGTGAAGGGGGAGTCACTGAGCAATATTCTCTACCAGCTGGTAGAGAGTTATGACACCCTCTCCTGGAAGGAACTTTGGGTGTGACTTTTAAAACATAAGGTTGATAAGAAAGCAATTGATAAATAACCCATAAGAGTCAGCATTAGGGCTTTCAAGGTAGCCTCACCCAAGTTTGTTACCATTTAAAGTTCCTATCTAATTGGGATCCTTCGGGGGAGAATATAGAGGATGCACAATGAGAGGAAATCTTCATTAAGGGTTCAGAATCTGAGCAGGCCCTTTCAGCACCTGGAGGcttattacatttttttagggTCAAAGAGAAACTTTTAGAGTCACTAACCATCCCAAATACTTTACGCCATATATATATTGTGTCCCCAAAGGGGAGAAAGAGACTTCTTCTCTTTTGATGGAGGTGAATGAAGCTGAAGTACTTCATTCTAACAGTTCTCCTTACAACCACACCATGTTATATGGAAGGAAGATAGATGGCATCTGGAAACTTAAAAGGGACTACAAGGATCTAAATAAAGTCATCATGCCCATCACTCCAATTATTCCTGATCTCATCACTATTGTAGACCAAGTAGcccaagtaaataaaataaagttattctgATAGGGCTCCTCTTTCAATTCAAACATTTCGTGAGGCATGAAGTAGGTGGTATTGGAAAGAGATGAAATAGCTTCATGCCTCACATTATGGTTGAACTGGAAGAAGAGCCCTATAAGAATGATTTCAGATTTAAGGCCCTCCAATCACACAATCATCCAATGCTTTTTTCTCTTACCAATGCTTAATCAGGAGCAGTTTGCCATATCATTCTACTCCTCAAGGGCTACTTGAACTCTTCCCTCCCAGTTTAGGTGTCTAACTTCCTTGAAAACGTGTCTATGACAATTCAATGCCACCATGTGAATTTAGTCTCCAGGAAGACTTACCTGTTAAGaatgaattgattttttattaGTTTGAGCTGACCCTCTCTGGTCCCACCTTATTCCTTCTCTAATGCAGAGCTGCCTTGACCACAAGGTCACTGACCCCTCAGAAGACACCATATACCCTGTACCTCAGATTCCCCTCAAATGGTAGACTTCCTTTCATCTGGGATGATTCAGACTACCCCTTCCCAGAAAGGGCTCCTCATCTTTCCCAGAAAGCCTcccagtttccttcaagtcccatctAAATTCCCACCTTCTACAGCAAGTCTTGCCTGATTCCCCCTTAATTCCTTCTCTcaattgattatttccatttatctTGTAAAGAGCTTGTTTTTAAGAGTTACTTGTCTCTCTCAATCCACCCTTtcacacccacacacccacatccccatacccccccacacacacatgcacacactgaATTCAATGAAAGCAAGGActctcttttgcttttccttgtaTCTTCAATACTTAGCGGATGGTCTGCTACAAAATAGACACggaaataaatgcttattcattgacTCACTGACAAACCTCAGAGGAATATTTGATAGGAGGTGTCTCGCTTTATATTATCataaaggaagcaaaactttcattataTAACTATGGTGGAGGGATATGTATTTAATTGGAAGAAAGAGGATCCTGTATCTGACTTGGTGGTAATTTTGAGTCCCTAGAACAGGATGAGAGATAATTCTTATTTAGCATTTTGAAAGAAGGGAGTGGACTCTTCCCTATGGCTTTCTAAAGTGACAAAAGTTTTTCATCATCCTTATATGGCTCTAAGGGAGGGGAAATTTTGGTGGGTAACACAGAGAACACTTATGTGAGTGGCACTTATATCCTTAGTCTGTTTGTATGCAAGAGGCTTCTGATCACTTGGGCACTTTATTCCTGATGACCCTGATGCAGTATAAAGAATGTGTTACTGTGGCAGAGGTGTCGTCATCCATGCCGTGGCCCTGATAGTCTTGGTGCTGCACTGATTTGCTGGCTCGTTGTTGCCAGCTTCCATCAGAAGACCCATTGTGAACTGCAAAGATGTGACATTTACCCATGGACTGGCTCATTGAGATGTTAGACTTGGACCTTGCTAGGGAAGCAGAAGGGAGAGCAatagaaaaagacaagaaagaagtGACTCAGTGggcagagcatcagccctggagtcaggagaatctgagttcaaattcggcctcagatactgactgtgtgaccctgagcaagaaaCTTGATCTCAATTgccaccaaaaaaaggaaagaaaaagtcaagatttCTGGCTTTTTGCTCtctatacttttttccttctttgtgatGATTCTAGGTATGTGTGGGTGCAGGTAGAAGAGCAGGAGGGAGTAATAggggtttactttttttttctttttctcttaatattgCTTGTGCTAAGATTTTGTtatgtaaaaatatgaaaaaatttaaattatggaAGATCTTTTAGAATGAGGTTGAGAAATTGCAgcctaaaatgtaaatataattaattataattaacaCAATtatcaaatacaattttaaaatgtaaaattcattCTTAGTTTATATACCATGCAAAAACAGGCAGTAGACTAGATGTGGCCCTCGAGTCATAGTTTGATGACCCCTGTTCTAGAAGATGTTTAGAATCTTGCCagcagttttctcatttctttccccttaaagTCAATAAAGCTGCCTTGGGATATATATATGACCCTCTTGACACAGTTTCTTTGCCACTTAAGTACTtgaaattccccccccccccccccgacttgGTACATTACAGAAAACTATGTGAACTATGTAAATCTCTTGTTCTGCTCACCAGAAATACAGAGATGGGGGATTGGGGGAAAGAATCATACTCAGAGAAGCCAAGCAGAACTGTATCCTTATTGTATTGATGGTGACCtcttatatattttgaaatctggTACTACTAAAGTcactttccttcacattttttttcattgattcccttgatggtcttaactttttgttcttcagataaattttgttatttttttctagtctgactgatatgaccctggataagtaaattaatttaggtagaattaccATTTTTTATATTTGCTCAGCCCACATATGAGCAATTAGTATTTCTATCattgtttagatttatctatgtttgtgtgacaagtgttttgtaattatggatttgtattttatattgcctcgagttattttaaatagaaattttccttctatctcttcccAATGAATTTTGTTGCAACTTACTAGAAATGTACATGGGTTTccttttatattctgcaactttgcttaagttgttaattgttttaattagttttttagttgattctctagaattctctaagaataccaccatattatctgtaaagagtgataattttgtttcctcattgcctattctttctccttcagtttctttcttgaCTAGCGTTTTTAGTACAATAttataatagtggtgataatgaacaaCATTGTTTCACTCCTTGTCTTATTGTGAAGGCATCCAGTTTGTCTCCCTCTGATAAatacttcttatcattttaaggaaaattccatttattacaGGTCAGTTAGGTGGTATAATAGAGTGCTaagtctggagtctggaagatgagtcttcctgtttgtcttagttcctcatctgtaaaattgatgCAGCACACAGGATGACTTGTATGGGACTTAAAGGTCATGTCCTTTGGAACAGGAAAGACTAATGTGGAGAATGCCACTCATGTGCGATGAATACTGTCTCAGCCATTACTTGGAGGGCCTCCCCAGTGGCATatgtattggagaatacctggaaccaggtgctaaaccactccccagGAGCCAACCTTGTCCAAATcactatggaaatgcatttaagtaaGGCTTCCCAAAAGAGACagccctttttctttctttcctctcttctctgaaGGATGGCCACTTgctctctctaagctagaaccacGTGCTCCTGAGAGGCCACTGGAGAACTATGGCCCCTGCTGGGGACTCACTCAAGTTTATCTGCCCAGTCAGGTCTTCTGGATGCTTTCCGTTTACTTTTTCCCTCAAGCACCTTTCACCTTGCCTAGATCTCCGTTATTCAGACTGTCTTCAAACTGCTTGCTGGCTTCCTGTCTCtccaagaaaaaagttttaatctgtgaattttgcAAGCTCATGAAATAAAAATCTTGTGCTGTcttcctccagggccagtgtaaGTTTTTCACTTTCAACAGCTCTCATCTTTAAGAAGTTGACACAAATTTCTCCCACaacaaaatgagctgaagaatgaaatggcaaaccacttcagtatccttgccaagaaaaacctcaaatggggtcatgaagagttggacacaactgaaactactGAGCATATATACTCTTTCttcctcaaaattttatttttggaagaagtcaggaagtaatttaaaatatttaaaatctgggcggctaggtggtgcagtggatagagcactggccctggagtcagaagtacctgagttcaaaggtgacctcagacacttaacaattacctagttctgtggccttgggcaagtcacttaatcccatttgccttgcaaaaaaaaatatttaagatctCAGTATCTGgtctttgtcttcttttcctaTCCCTTCACccattaaattttgttttttaattaaaggttgGGGATTATGTAGAAAATtgtttgaaggaatttttttttaggtttttgtaagcaaatggggttaaatgacttgcccaaggccacatagttaggtaatcattatgtatctgagtccggatttgaactcaggtactcctgactccagggccagtactctttccactgtgccatctagctgcccctgaaggaatttttaaaaagtgaatttaaaagaatttttaaaataataactataaaCAGTGCAAATTTATAAAGGTTCTATTTGTAATAAAATCTAAGTTCATCATCACATTTAATAGGGTTTTCTGCTTTAATTTCTACTCTCTTTGTCTTGTAATGGTTAGGGATAAAAGAGCCTTGACTGGTAAATAGGGATATTATGGAATTTTTTATTTGGGACATCATTTTATTATTTGGGACTCAGGCCAACTCCTCTTGTAAATTTTAATTAACTGCAAGTCTGCTTTAATATTAACCTCACCTGAGCAAAACCTGTCCCATGGAATGTAAATATTTACTTAGATCTTTGGATAAGAAGCCAGAAGAAGAATCTCAGCTATCCTTGATGCCTAAGTAACATGAAAATCCTCCTTCTCAATTAGCCTTTTTTTGAATCCTCTAAATGTAGTTTAATCTATAAACTGACTTAATTTACCAAAATTATGATTCTGCTTATGTTTATTCAACTCTTATGGTATTGAAGGAAGCATAGATCTATGAATGTCTTCTCTTAAACTTTTATTGCCTTAGAGCAATGGTCAAGATTgcaatatgtttaatatatatatatatatatatatatatatatatatatatatatatatatttctgtgtcCATCTGATCTAATTTTGCCTCTCGTCAGAATTTTCATAGTTGTTCAGGTTTCCTCTGAATCTATATTTGAGCACAATAATAAAACCTAGGTTTTTATGTCTATAACTTCTGTGTTGTGATGAGTATATATTGGCTGCTGTACCCACCACATGAAATCAGAGAAAAGACATTTCTCCTATAACAGACCTCATATAGGTGACGCCATTCattcccagttctttctctgaggatTAGTCTCTTTAGTCAGCAACTTCAATCACACCTTTTTAAgagaagttttcttttaaaagctatgaaagaagaacaaaagaaatgaacatgAAGTGCTTGAGAATGTTATGATGGAAAGCCTGCTCCATCTCATTTCCAAATCTTCCCACAATTAAGACTGCTGACTCCTTTGCCAAAAGAAATCTGGGTCCATATTTTCCCTGCTTTTGGaatcactttttttgtttctctcaaGCCCCCTGCTGGGAGAGTCCCAGCAATGACACAGAGAATGTCTGTCTCCCACTGACAGATAAATCTAATAGTATTCATTCTCATACTTCTCTTCCCCCTTAGTCATTTAGTCTCTAAGGAcataaacaaatcaaaaatacaTTACATGATtatggttttttaaatattttcctctaAAAACAGTTAACAAGCTTTAGCCCAGAATTTCCACTACTAGCTATATATGGCCAAAAACGTCATTGAtgaaaaaaagggggtgggggggtccATATGAAATTAATTTATCAAGGCTTAAGCAAAATAGGTTCATAAAGATGGAAGAAGTAGGACTATGAGAATAGgggaataatatttttagaattgTGTTTTAGGCATATTAGGTTTgagaagaaagggacagagaaTCAACAGTTTAATCTGAGTGGTTTATCCTGCCCTGATCAACCAGCCCTGAGCATAATAAACAGGAATCCATTCAAAGTAAAGCCAAGCTTTTACTGAACTGCCCATATCAACATAGAGGTCCATATTCAATAAAGCAGTGTTCTCCAAAGTGGGAGCTGTGTCCCACCCCTAAGGATCATGATGTGATACTAAGGGATATATGATCAAACAATCCAAGAGTGGAAAAGGAGTAACACCTTCCCTTCCCTAAACTAGCtcatgt
This region includes:
- the CLDN14 gene encoding claudin-14, whose protein sequence is MASTAVQLLGFSLSFLGMVGTLITTILPHWRRTAHVGTNILTAVSYLKGLWMECVWHSTGIYQCQIYRSLLALPRDLQAARALMVISCLLSVMASTCAVIGMKCTKCAKDTSAKNIFAVSGGVLFILAGLLCMIAVSWTTNDVVENFYNPLLPSSMKYELGQALYLGFISSSLSLIGGTLLCMSCQEDELYSNYQTQSRMATTAPPYHPPTAYKDNRVPSVASASHNGYRLNDYV